One genomic window of Cellulophaga sp. Hel_I_12 includes the following:
- a CDS encoding PAS domain S-box protein yields the protein MNQAQLTNIYLDQSKDHIWIFNLDFQLLYANKRWLSVVKEVAGVEKKIYDSVFAEGFGEGYTEKWKAYYIRAINGEFLEIEEHYSHPETNDIQYGQITLKPLRGEDHKIFAVACQSRDITSIVKQKSEASQLIDASLDIFCTINEQGNFVFVTAATASHWGYEPEELIGSPYVDLILEEDLQKTEEVAAAILGGQDVKSFVNRYKKKNGGIAYNLWSVKWDNTSKLMYCVVRDAQEILEQKEQVLQSEQRFKALIQEGSDLIGILDEEGNYSYVSPTSTAVLGMAPEAFIGRNALEFVHPDDVELTLASLKKVVHENRVVIPPLRFQNHKKEWRWLETVLTNMLDNPAVKGIVANSRDITEEKNLRELNRQVGKLAKIGSWEFDAILNTIFWSDEVHQIYGTDPRSFVPNVDAAINFYREDYRHLALSSFEKCILTQEPYTIEAVIVNSNNKEIWVRTTAKAEYSDGVCTRVYGSFQDITERKEAEIRLQLLADNLPGIVFQYLFYPDGTEALKYVTKGSEQLWGYAAEAVVENNQLIWERIRAAGDIEYVRKSISDALTTKAKWTCRFNYVMPTGELRTHFGIGTPSFLIDGTILFNCVLLDITQEAKNEKLLEQVTEIARIGSWELDLINTDGENMYWSPMLFDILELDTSYNPTLTGGIEFHIGESKERIQAALNNLIANGTEFVEDILIRTAKGNKRWNRAIGKSETVNNRRIRIYGSYQDIHERKVAELELLKAKEKAEKSDAQFKAYTEQSPIAIYTTNIDGDCVYANETWLQMTGMNIKEVLGKGWINALHPDDLVDVGNNWYTSIKSNGKWAYEYRFVNKEGKVTWVKGTAKELFNEKKELVGYLGTNINITEQKYAQQEKDSLQATIENSLNEIYTFDTKTFRFNYVNKGALLNLGYSKSEIINLTPLDIKPDYTLASFTALIAPLVSNEKEKIVFFTQHQRKDGSQYPTEIHLQLVVENNNKRFLAIVLDITERKKAEEENKFKANLLSTVGQAAIATSLDGVVKYWNTAAQNIYGWTPEEAIGKNIMELTTIETDKEQANQIMDVLKKGQTWSGEFKVRNKNGTNFPAFITNSPIYNDNNILSGIIGISSDITEEVKNKELLSQYTYELERSNEELEQFAFVASHDLQEPLRMISSFMELLQRKYEDQLDEKGHLYIDYAIDGAKRMRQIILDLLAYSRANKPTEGKEEVDLNQLYLEYQQLRRQLISKKRAVIKSDHLPTLNTYRAAITQIFHCLLDNALKYSKDDLTPLIVIQVVENKNDWKFSIEDNGIGIDAEFYEKIFLIFQRLHNKDAYSGTGIGLTIAKRHVEFLGGRIWLESMPEKGSIFYFTIPK from the coding sequence ATGAATCAAGCGCAGTTGACAAATATATACCTAGATCAAAGCAAAGATCATATTTGGATATTTAACCTTGACTTTCAATTGCTTTATGCCAATAAAAGATGGTTAAGCGTAGTTAAGGAGGTAGCGGGAGTTGAAAAGAAAATTTATGATTCTGTGTTTGCAGAGGGCTTTGGTGAGGGGTACACCGAAAAATGGAAAGCTTATTACATTAGGGCTATAAACGGAGAATTTCTAGAAATTGAGGAACATTACTCTCATCCAGAAACAAATGACATACAATACGGTCAAATTACCTTAAAACCTTTAAGAGGAGAAGATCATAAGATTTTTGCAGTGGCCTGCCAATCTCGGGATATTACGAGTATCGTTAAGCAAAAATCTGAAGCAAGTCAGCTGATTGATGCTTCTTTGGATATCTTTTGTACCATTAATGAACAAGGTAATTTTGTTTTTGTCACTGCAGCCACTGCTAGTCATTGGGGGTATGAGCCTGAAGAATTAATAGGGAGCCCTTATGTAGATTTGATTCTGGAAGAAGACTTACAAAAAACCGAAGAAGTAGCGGCTGCTATTTTAGGAGGTCAGGACGTAAAATCTTTCGTAAATCGCTATAAGAAAAAAAATGGGGGCATAGCTTATAATTTATGGTCTGTAAAATGGGATAACACATCAAAACTAATGTATTGTGTAGTACGCGACGCCCAAGAAATACTTGAACAGAAAGAACAAGTGCTGCAAAGTGAACAGCGCTTTAAAGCACTGATTCAAGAGGGGTCTGACCTGATTGGAATCTTAGACGAAGAGGGCAACTATAGCTATGTAAGTCCAACGAGCACTGCGGTTTTAGGAATGGCACCTGAAGCGTTTATTGGCCGTAATGCTCTTGAGTTTGTTCATCCCGATGATGTTGAACTAACTTTAGCCAGTTTAAAAAAAGTGGTGCATGAAAATAGGGTAGTGATTCCACCTTTGCGTTTTCAAAATCACAAAAAAGAATGGAGATGGCTTGAAACGGTATTGACCAATATGCTAGATAATCCTGCCGTGAAGGGTATAGTAGCTAATTCAAGGGATATTACGGAAGAAAAAAACCTTCGCGAATTGAATCGCCAGGTGGGCAAACTAGCCAAAATAGGAAGTTGGGAGTTTGATGCAATACTTAACACTATCTTTTGGTCAGATGAAGTGCATCAAATCTATGGAACAGACCCTCGTTCCTTTGTGCCGAACGTAGATGCCGCTATTAACTTTTACAGAGAGGATTATCGCCATCTAGCACTATCAAGTTTCGAAAAATGTATTCTAACCCAAGAGCCATATACTATTGAAGCAGTTATTGTCAACTCTAATAATAAAGAAATTTGGGTACGCACCACAGCTAAAGCAGAATATAGTGATGGTGTATGCACACGTGTGTATGGTAGTTTTCAAGATATAACCGAACGTAAAGAAGCAGAAATAAGATTACAATTATTAGCTGATAATTTGCCTGGGATAGTATTTCAATATCTATTCTATCCCGATGGAACCGAGGCTTTAAAGTATGTTACCAAAGGTTCGGAACAACTCTGGGGTTATGCAGCCGAAGCGGTAGTTGAAAATAATCAGTTAATCTGGGAAAGGATACGCGCTGCTGGTGATATTGAATATGTAAGAAAAAGCATTTCTGATGCTTTAACCACAAAGGCTAAATGGACTTGTCGCTTCAATTATGTGATGCCAACTGGTGAACTTCGCACACATTTTGGCATTGGAACACCCTCTTTTTTGATTGACGGTACCATTCTTTTCAACTGCGTTCTTCTTGATATTACCCAGGAAGCAAAAAATGAAAAGTTATTAGAGCAAGTAACAGAAATTGCACGAATTGGAAGTTGGGAACTTGATTTAATTAACACTGATGGAGAAAATATGTACTGGTCCCCTATGTTATTTGACATACTAGAGCTCGATACGAGTTACAACCCTACTTTGACAGGTGGAATAGAATTCCATATTGGTGAGAGTAAAGAACGGATACAAGCAGCATTAAATAATTTAATTGCGAATGGCACTGAGTTCGTTGAGGATATATTAATCCGGACAGCGAAAGGCAATAAGCGCTGGAACAGAGCTATAGGTAAAAGCGAAACAGTAAATAATAGGCGAATCAGAATTTACGGCAGCTATCAGGATATTCATGAGCGCAAAGTGGCAGAATTAGAATTATTAAAGGCTAAAGAAAAAGCGGAAAAAAGTGATGCGCAATTTAAAGCCTATACTGAACAATCGCCTATTGCAATATATACCACGAATATTGATGGAGATTGCGTTTATGCTAATGAAACTTGGCTTCAAATGACGGGCATGAATATAAAGGAGGTCTTAGGGAAAGGGTGGATTAATGCTTTACATCCAGATGACTTAGTTGATGTTGGCAATAATTGGTATACATCTATTAAATCAAATGGTAAATGGGCTTATGAGTATCGGTTTGTAAATAAAGAAGGAAAAGTTACCTGGGTGAAGGGAACAGCAAAAGAGCTATTTAATGAAAAAAAGGAACTTGTTGGATATCTAGGAACGAATATTAATATCACCGAGCAGAAATATGCACAACAAGAAAAAGATAGTTTACAAGCAACTATAGAAAATAGTTTGAATGAAATTTACACCTTCGACACAAAAACATTTCGGTTTAACTATGTTAATAAAGGGGCCCTTTTGAACTTGGGCTATTCAAAAAGTGAAATCATAAACTTAACTCCCCTAGATATAAAACCGGACTATACGCTAGCTTCTTTTACAGCACTTATAGCGCCACTAGTTTCTAATGAAAAAGAAAAAATTGTGTTTTTTACACAGCACCAACGAAAAGATGGAAGCCAATATCCCACAGAAATACATTTACAATTAGTAGTAGAAAACAATAATAAGCGATTTTTGGCTATTGTATTGGATATCACGGAACGTAAAAAAGCAGAAGAAGAAAACAAGTTCAAAGCTAATTTACTAAGTACTGTAGGCCAGGCAGCTATAGCAACGAGCCTCGATGGTGTAGTTAAATACTGGAATACAGCAGCTCAAAATATCTATGGCTGGACACCTGAAGAAGCCATAGGAAAGAATATAATGGAACTTACTACCATTGAAACTGATAAAGAACAAGCGAACCAGATCATGGATGTGCTAAAAAAAGGGCAAACATGGTCGGGTGAATTTAAGGTACGTAATAAGAATGGCACTAATTTCCCAGCCTTTATCACCAATTCACCCATTTATAATGATAATAATATCTTGTCAGGTATCATCGGTATTTCATCAGACATTACAGAAGAAGTTAAGAATAAGGAGTTACTCAGCCAGTATACCTATGAGCTGGAACGTTCCAACGAAGAATTAGAGCAATTTGCTTTTGTGGCCTCACACGACTTACAGGAGCCTCTGCGTATGATTTCAAGTTTCATGGAACTATTACAGCGAAAATACGAAGATCAACTCGATGAAAAGGGGCACCTTTATATCGATTATGCCATAGATGGCGCAAAAAGAATGAGGCAGATTATCCTAGATCTTTTAGCCTATTCTAGAGCGAATAAACCAACGGAAGGAAAAGAAGAGGTAGACTTGAACCAGCTATACCTAGAGTATCAACAATTACGTAGACAACTAATTTCAAAAAAAAGGGCGGTCATTAAATCTGATCATCTGCCAACGCTGAACACCTATAGAGCAGCTATAACTCAAATTTTTCATTGTTTACTTGACAATGCACTTAAGTATTCAAAGGACGATCTTACACCATTAATTGTGATTCAAGTTGTAGAAAATAAAAATGACTGGAAATTTTCTATTGAAGACAATGGCATTGGAATAGATGCCGAATTTTATGAGAAAATATTTCTAATTTTTCAAAGATTACATAATAAAGATGCGTACTCTGGTACAGGAATCGGACTTACCATAGCCAAAAGACATGTTGAATTTTTAGGAGGGCGGATTTGGCTAGAATCCATGCCAGAGAAAGGATCAATATTTTATTTCACCATCCCTAAATAG
- a CDS encoding response regulator, whose product MYSKIYLVDDEEIIIFMHSILLRKIGEEEKVLSYTNPEEALDHLRFNKDKSESILVLLDINMPEMDGFEFLEFMVLEEMSTNIDVVLVTSSVSEDDKRLAKDFPSYVQDFVSKPLNVEKLQELVHGSKSISL is encoded by the coding sequence ATGTATTCGAAAATTTACTTAGTCGACGATGAGGAGATTATTATCTTCATGCATAGTATTCTGCTTAGAAAAATAGGCGAGGAAGAGAAAGTATTGAGCTATACAAATCCTGAAGAAGCTTTGGATCATCTACGTTTTAATAAAGACAAATCTGAGTCTATTCTAGTATTGTTGGATATCAATATGCCAGAAATGGACGGTTTTGAATTCTTAGAATTTATGGTTCTTGAGGAAATGTCTACCAATATTGATGTGGTATTGGTCACTTCTTCCGTTTCAGAAGACGATAAGCGTTTGGCTAAGGATTTTCCAAGCTACGTTCAAGATTTTGTTTCAAAACCTTTAAATGTCGAAAAACTTCAAGAGCTGGTACATGGCTCAAAAAGTATTTCTCTTTAA
- a CDS encoding PAS domain S-box protein: MEKDNKVYHILIIEDNIGDQILIKEYLEEHILEPKFTSASTFTAAKEFLVNSDLSFDIILLDLSLPDKSGEHLIQTMLQLAAEVPVVILTGYTDMPLSIRSLHLGISDYLLKDDLTSFSLYKSLLYNIQKKKYLLDLKKSEKRYSDLFHLSPLPMWVCDVENHHFLDVNDAAIQQYGYSHAEFMGMKFQDIENKPRESNALISNPLNGQVSGIREGRHRLKNGTIIDVETTSNELLYNAKKSLVTLVNNVTEKNIYIKAVEEQNAKLKEIAWIQSHIVRAPLARIMGIVNLLEVDENELNEEQLFLFKGLINSAHELDEIIKDISSKTAKADI; encoded by the coding sequence ATGGAAAAAGATAATAAAGTTTATCATATTCTTATCATAGAAGATAATATTGGAGATCAAATACTTATTAAAGAATATTTAGAAGAGCATATTTTAGAACCTAAATTTACCAGTGCTAGTACCTTCACGGCAGCTAAAGAATTCTTGGTAAATAGTGACCTCAGTTTTGATATCATTCTTTTAGACCTATCCTTACCTGATAAAAGTGGCGAACATTTAATTCAAACGATGTTACAATTAGCTGCAGAGGTACCCGTAGTGATCTTAACAGGTTATACAGATATGCCCCTGAGCATTAGATCACTGCATTTAGGGATTTCAGATTACCTTCTCAAGGATGATTTAACTTCCTTTAGTCTTTATAAAAGTTTGTTATATAATATTCAAAAGAAGAAGTACCTACTCGATTTAAAAAAATCAGAAAAGCGGTATAGCGACCTGTTTCATTTAAGTCCGCTCCCTATGTGGGTGTGCGATGTAGAAAATCATCATTTTTTAGATGTAAACGATGCGGCAATACAGCAATATGGATATTCTCACGCCGAATTTATGGGAATGAAGTTTCAAGATATTGAAAATAAACCAAGGGAATCTAATGCCTTAATAAGCAATCCTTTAAATGGTCAAGTTTCGGGTATTAGGGAAGGTCGGCATCGCTTAAAAAATGGGACAATTATCGATGTCGAAACAACCAGTAATGAACTGCTATACAATGCTAAAAAATCTCTGGTTACCTTGGTTAATAATGTTACCGAAAAAAATATTTATATCAAAGCGGTAGAGGAGCAAAATGCGAAATTAAAGGAAATAGCTTGGATACAGTCTCATATTGTTCGTGCACCATTGGCCAGAATTATGGGTATTGTTAATTTATTGGAGGTAGATGAAAATGAGTTGAATGAAGAACAATTATTCTTATTTAAAGGACTCATAAATTCAGCTCACGAGTTAGATGAAATAATAAAGGATATCTCTTCTAAAACGGCTAAAGCTGATATTTAG
- a CDS encoding response regulator produces MKKQNTRIAHILLVEDNEGDVLLTLEAFEECKLKIEISVARNGKEALDFLFQQGDFSKVKIPDLILLDINIPIFNGHEVLRRIKSDALLKKIPVIMLTTSSSQKDLDEAYENHCNSYIKKPLEMSGFLEAILKIEEFWLELTTLSK; encoded by the coding sequence ATGAAAAAACAAAACACTAGAATTGCCCATATTTTATTAGTAGAAGATAACGAAGGAGATGTTTTACTCACCCTAGAAGCTTTTGAAGAATGTAAATTAAAAATAGAGATAAGTGTTGCGCGTAATGGAAAAGAGGCTTTAGATTTTCTGTTTCAGCAAGGCGATTTTTCAAAGGTAAAAATACCTGACCTAATTCTTTTAGATATAAATATCCCTATTTTTAATGGCCACGAAGTATTAAGACGAATCAAGTCTGATGCTCTTCTTAAAAAAATTCCAGTAATTATGCTGACTACATCGTCAAGTCAAAAAGACCTCGATGAGGCTTATGAAAACCACTGCAATAGCTATATAAAAAAGCCTTTAGAAATGAGTGGGTTTTTAGAGGCCATATTAAAAATTGAGGAGTTTTGGTTGGAGCTAACCACCTTGTCAAAATAA
- a CDS encoding PAS domain-containing protein: MEKKLSELNKAYQIMDTASEVDYDEITKLASVICDCPMSLITFFNEEKQFFKSHFGIDAIETPIADSFCKYVIEGGDEPMIVNNANDDMRFNQNPLVVGDPNIVFYAGYPIKNYEGIAFASICVVDKKSKDLTLQQKEALKALAHQVEQLLELRRSKIELEKKNLTISTKNTTLENIIEGTDAGTWEWDVPSGIILLNKKWFQLLGYEDHNHEAMTIEKWKKLVFLEDLDRFERGLADCLSERAGTFNLKYRIKDANANFIWVENRAKVTIRSSDGSPIKVFGIQLNIHKEKVFEDQFVTIADSIPGAVFRYELANDGSDDLTYVSQGFLDLWGISAEEAMEDNSRIWSLILEEDFPKVQKSIEESAQHMTNWVSEWRIKQPNGAMKWHKGIGKPSKNPDGSTYWDSIILDITEEKKISESLLKRNEFIEVILENLPIGIAVNDISTGQASIVNQKFSEIYGWSSKDLTDVNTFFEKIHSDDARKKEMKKNFLADVQSGVSERMSWKRREIVQESGEKRIIDAKNIPLYSQNIMISTVLDHTELYTNQNRLKELNERFRFATKATSDTIWDYDLIKNELYWGENYELNFGSRPSEDLSQNITIWEEKIHPEDRDRVTESLNSFIGSLETNWICNYRFKKQDGTYLEILDKGFIVRDSDEKGTRMIGAMQDITDQKVREQQLKLFESVINHSADPIIITEAEPLDYPNGPKIIYVNDSFEKLTGFKEEEVLGKTPRILQGVRSSPETLKRIGTDLRSWNTVDEDILNYTKDGKEFWVNLSIAPVRNEKGYCTHWISVQKDITQKKNLALFKEVLRNISNVFSKELNFNDSLSEVSNLLMNHYKSDLVEVWLLNVNRDKIYLAANQAQDSKFAGFTKNGYNLKGFKKGEGLPGLTWESESKQHWQYNQDNKNFVRVEIAKNLGLKSADSLPLIYNGEIIGTLILGKSSLDPNYLEQVTDNIAELGEFLGVELSRKRLEVELDQLINYAPGYICSLDDKGCLKRVNVAFYEFFDIEPIDLFKINFKDLVHPADSHLVDEILNDIDAPRKSIEMRSLTKDKKTVWFSWSFNPGIEDDTFYVVGSDITKAKETLEQIKYSNERFLKISKATQDAIWEWDILKNTLFWGDGFKDRFGQNIAEKELNLETWSLLVHPKDRQAFFDKITDSLKDRNASFFKNEYRFKKNNGKYAYVIDSAYIIRGNRGEPIKLVGAIQDITNQKKYEKSLKRLNNELTLKAKLLETSNTELEQFAYVASHDLQEPLRMITSFLSLLEKRYSDRLDEKGKQFISFAVDGATRMRQIILELLDYSRVGNLLENLQEIDIEALIKEVSILHKKQIQDSAALITTSNLPVINAIKSPIRQIFLNLISNSIKYCDAQTTPRIHISCTEEKHFWKFSVKDNGIGIDSLYFEKIFIIFQRLHNRDQYSGTGMGLAITKKIVESMGGSIWLTSEEGKGSTFYFTLKKNRNE, translated from the coding sequence ATGGAGAAAAAATTATCGGAGTTGAACAAAGCCTATCAAATTATGGATACTGCATCCGAAGTTGATTATGACGAGATCACTAAACTGGCCTCCGTAATTTGTGATTGTCCTATGTCATTGATCACTTTTTTTAATGAAGAAAAACAATTCTTTAAATCTCATTTCGGAATTGATGCCATAGAAACACCTATTGCTGATTCTTTTTGCAAATATGTCATTGAAGGGGGAGATGAGCCTATGATTGTCAATAATGCTAACGACGATATGCGATTCAACCAAAATCCGCTAGTTGTAGGGGATCCAAACATTGTTTTTTATGCGGGCTACCCCATTAAAAACTATGAGGGTATTGCATTTGCGTCTATTTGTGTGGTCGACAAAAAATCAAAGGATCTTACACTTCAACAAAAGGAAGCTTTAAAAGCATTAGCACATCAGGTCGAGCAGCTTTTAGAACTACGCAGGAGCAAAATTGAGTTGGAAAAGAAGAATTTGACCATAAGTACTAAAAATACAACTTTAGAAAATATTATTGAGGGAACAGATGCCGGAACTTGGGAATGGGACGTTCCGTCAGGCATTATTCTTCTAAATAAAAAATGGTTTCAACTGCTGGGTTATGAAGATCATAATCACGAAGCGATGACCATTGAAAAATGGAAAAAATTAGTGTTTTTAGAAGATCTAGATCGGTTTGAAAGAGGTTTAGCTGATTGTTTGAGTGAGCGCGCTGGGACATTTAATTTAAAATACCGCATAAAAGATGCAAATGCTAACTTTATTTGGGTAGAAAATAGAGCAAAAGTTACGATACGATCAAGTGACGGCAGCCCCATTAAAGTATTTGGTATTCAATTAAATATTCACAAAGAGAAAGTATTTGAAGATCAATTTGTAACTATCGCAGATAGTATTCCTGGGGCGGTTTTTAGGTATGAATTAGCTAACGACGGCAGCGATGATTTAACCTACGTAAGTCAAGGGTTTCTAGATTTGTGGGGAATCTCAGCGGAAGAAGCTATGGAAGATAATAGTCGTATTTGGAGTTTAATTTTAGAAGAGGATTTCCCAAAAGTTCAAAAATCTATAGAAGAATCTGCCCAACATATGACGAATTGGGTATCCGAATGGAGGATAAAACAACCCAATGGTGCTATGAAATGGCATAAGGGAATTGGGAAACCTTCTAAAAACCCAGACGGAAGTACGTATTGGGACTCTATTATTTTAGATATCACCGAGGAAAAGAAAATTTCTGAGAGCTTATTAAAAAGAAATGAATTTATTGAAGTAATCTTGGAGAATTTGCCAATCGGTATTGCCGTAAATGATATAAGCACTGGTCAAGCGAGTATTGTTAATCAAAAATTTTCAGAAATATACGGATGGAGTTCAAAGGATCTTACTGATGTTAATACATTTTTTGAAAAGATTCATTCCGATGACGCTAGGAAAAAAGAGATGAAGAAAAATTTCTTGGCAGACGTACAAAGTGGAGTTTCGGAAAGAATGTCTTGGAAGCGCAGGGAGATTGTACAGGAAAGCGGGGAGAAAAGAATCATAGACGCCAAAAACATTCCTTTATATTCCCAAAATATTATGATTTCAACCGTGTTAGACCATACGGAACTGTATACCAATCAGAATAGATTAAAAGAATTAAATGAACGCTTTAGATTTGCAACAAAAGCAACTTCTGATACCATATGGGATTATGACCTCATAAAAAATGAATTGTATTGGGGCGAAAACTATGAGCTTAATTTTGGAAGTAGGCCTTCAGAAGATCTTTCTCAAAATATTACTATTTGGGAAGAAAAAATACATCCCGAAGATAGGGATAGAGTAACCGAAAGTCTTAATAGTTTTATAGGGAGTTTAGAGACTAACTGGATTTGTAATTATAGATTTAAAAAACAGGATGGAACCTATTTAGAGATATTGGATAAAGGCTTTATTGTAAGAGATAGTGACGAGAAAGGTACCCGGATGATTGGCGCTATGCAAGATATCACGGATCAAAAAGTAAGAGAACAACAATTAAAATTATTTGAATCTGTCATTAATCATTCTGCCGATCCAATCATCATTACTGAGGCAGAGCCCTTGGATTATCCCAATGGTCCAAAAATAATTTATGTAAACGATTCCTTTGAAAAATTAACTGGATTTAAGGAAGAAGAAGTATTAGGGAAAACACCTCGTATTTTACAGGGAGTACGTTCAAGTCCAGAAACTCTAAAACGAATCGGAACAGATTTAAGGTCTTGGAATACGGTCGATGAAGACATCCTAAATTACACCAAAGATGGTAAAGAATTTTGGGTAAACCTTTCCATTGCGCCAGTTCGAAATGAGAAGGGCTATTGTACGCATTGGATATCTGTTCAAAAAGATATTACTCAGAAGAAGAATTTAGCCCTCTTTAAAGAGGTTTTAAGGAATATTTCTAATGTTTTCAGTAAAGAACTTAATTTCAATGATTCTTTAAGCGAGGTATCAAACCTTTTAATGAACCATTACAAGTCTGACCTTGTGGAGGTTTGGTTGCTAAATGTAAATAGAGATAAAATTTATTTGGCTGCAAATCAAGCGCAAGATTCAAAGTTTGCAGGCTTTACAAAGAACGGCTATAACTTAAAAGGTTTTAAAAAAGGGGAGGGATTACCCGGCCTTACATGGGAAAGTGAGTCAAAACAACATTGGCAATACAATCAAGATAATAAAAATTTTGTACGTGTTGAGATTGCTAAAAATTTAGGCTTGAAAAGTGCTGATAGTTTACCATTAATTTATAACGGAGAAATTATTGGAACCTTAATTTTGGGTAAAAGTTCTTTAGATCCCAATTACTTAGAGCAAGTTACGGACAATATTGCCGAATTAGGTGAATTTTTAGGGGTTGAATTGTCAAGAAAACGTTTAGAAGTCGAGTTAGATCAATTGATAAATTATGCGCCTGGCTATATTTGTAGTTTAGACGATAAAGGATGTTTAAAAAGGGTCAATGTGGCCTTTTATGAATTTTTTGATATTGAACCTATAGATTTATTTAAAATTAATTTCAAAGATCTTGTACACCCGGCAGATAGTCATTTGGTAGATGAAATTTTAAATGATATTGATGCACCCAGAAAGTCAATAGAAATGAGGTCGTTGACGAAGGATAAAAAAACCGTATGGTTTTCGTGGAGTTTTAATCCGGGAATAGAAGATGATACTTTTTATGTGGTTGGTAGCGATATTACAAAAGCAAAGGAAACTTTGGAACAAATAAAATATTCAAATGAGCGCTTTTTGAAAATTTCCAAAGCAACCCAAGATGCTATATGGGAGTGGGATATTTTAAAAAACACTTTATTTTGGGGTGATGGTTTTAAAGATCGTTTTGGACAAAATATAGCAGAAAAAGAATTGAATTTAGAAACATGGTCCTTACTGGTCCACCCAAAAGATCGCCAGGCTTTTTTTGATAAAATTACAGATTCGCTTAAAGATAGAAACGCCTCATTTTTTAAAAATGAATATAGGTTTAAAAAAAATAATGGCAAGTACGCTTATGTCATTGATAGTGCCTATATCATAAGAGGAAATAGAGGGGAGCCTATTAAATTAGTAGGAGCCATTCAGGATATTACCAATCAAAAAAAATATGAAAAATCTTTAAAGCGCTTAAACAATGAATTAACCCTAAAGGCTAAATTATTAGAAACTTCAAATACAGAACTGGAACAATTTGCTTACGTCGCTTCTCATGACCTTCAGGAACCGCTTAGAATGATAACTAGTTTTCTGTCCCTACTTGAAAAAAGATATTCTGATAGGTTAGATGAAAAAGGCAAACAATTCATTTCTTTTGCCGTGGACGGTGCCACAAGAATGAGACAAATTATTTTAGAGCTACTGGATTACTCCAGAGTGGGTAACTTATTAGAAAATTTACAAGAAATAGATATTGAGGCCTTGATAAAAGAAGTAAGTATTTTACATAAAAAGCAGATTCAAGATAGCGCGGCTCTAATTACGACTAGTAATTTACCCGTAATTAACGCCATAAAATCACCAATTAGACAAATTTTTCTAAACCTGATTAGCAATAGTATAAAATATTGCGATGCTCAGACAACGCCGAGAATTCATATTTCATGCACAGAAGAAAAGCACTTTTGGAAATTTTCGGTGAAAGACAACGGAATAGGTATTGACTCCTTATATTTTGAAAAGATTTTTATTATTTTTCAAAGGCTACACAATAGAGATCAATATTCTGGAACAGGAATGGGCTTGGCAATTACCAAGAAAATTGTAGAAAGTATGGGTGGTAGCATTTGGTTAACTTCTGAGGAGGGCAAAGGAAGTACTTTTTATTTTACACTAAAAAAGAACAGAAATGAATAA